One window of Paenibacillus sp. FSL K6-3182 genomic DNA carries:
- the ilvC gene encoding ketol-acid reductoisomerase, which produces MAVTMYYEKDADQGVLQGKTIAVIGYGSQGHAQAQNLRDSGLKVVIGLRPGKSADVAKKDGFEVLTVAEATKVADVVQILLPDETQAKVYNDEIAPNLKKGAALMFSHGFNIHYGQIVPNKDTDVFLVAPKSPGHMVRRTYQEGFGVPGLIAIEQDATGNAKAIGLAYAKGIGCTRAGVIETSFKEETETDLFGEQAVLCGGATALVKAGFETLVEAGYAPEMAYFECLHELKLIVDMMYEGGMASMRDSISNTAEYGDYVTGPRIVTEETKKEMKRVLEDIQSGRFARDFILENQSNRAMLTATRRNEAAHPIEKTGAQLRELMHWIKK; this is translated from the coding sequence ATGGCAGTTACAATGTACTATGAAAAAGACGCTGATCAAGGCGTACTACAAGGTAAAACAATTGCAGTTATCGGTTACGGCAGCCAAGGTCACGCTCAAGCACAAAATCTTCGCGACAGCGGCTTGAAAGTTGTTATTGGTCTTCGTCCTGGTAAATCCGCAGACGTTGCTAAAAAAGATGGTTTCGAAGTACTTACAGTTGCTGAAGCAACTAAAGTGGCTGACGTTGTTCAAATTTTGCTTCCTGATGAAACACAAGCGAAAGTGTACAATGATGAAATCGCTCCTAACTTGAAAAAAGGCGCGGCTCTTATGTTCTCCCACGGCTTCAACATTCACTACGGACAAATCGTTCCAAACAAAGATACAGATGTATTCTTGGTAGCTCCGAAATCTCCTGGTCACATGGTTCGCCGTACGTACCAAGAAGGCTTTGGCGTTCCTGGACTAATCGCTATTGAGCAAGATGCTACTGGCAATGCTAAAGCTATCGGTCTTGCATATGCTAAAGGTATCGGCTGTACTCGTGCAGGCGTTATCGAAACTTCTTTCAAAGAAGAAACAGAAACAGATTTGTTCGGTGAGCAAGCTGTTCTTTGCGGTGGTGCTACTGCACTAGTTAAAGCTGGTTTTGAAACGCTTGTTGAAGCTGGCTACGCTCCAGAAATGGCTTACTTCGAGTGCTTGCACGAGCTTAAATTGATCGTTGATATGATGTATGAAGGCGGAATGGCGTCCATGCGCGATTCTATCTCCAACACAGCTGAATACGGCGATTATGTAACTGGTCCTCGCATTGTTACTGAAGAAACGAAAAAAGAAATGAAACGTGTATTGGAAGATATCCAATCCGGTCGTTTTGCTCGTGACTTCATCTTGGAAAACCAATCGAACCGTGCAATGCTTACAGCTACTCGCCGTAATGAAGCTGCTCACCCGATTGAAAAAACAGGCGCACAGCTTCGTGAATTGATGCACTGGATCAAGAAGTAA
- a CDS encoding peroxiredoxin, protein MAERLVGRQAPDFSMETATGDGKDFGTASLADYKGKWLVLFFYPLDFTFVCPTEITALSMAAAEFKSLNTEILGVSIDSKHSHRAWINTPVNDNGLGQLEFPLAADITKSVARDYGVLIEEEGIALRGLFIINPEGEVQYQVVNHNNVGRSVDETLRVLQALQSGGLCPINWKPGQQTLVSK, encoded by the coding sequence ATGGCAGAGCGTTTGGTAGGCCGTCAGGCCCCTGATTTTTCAATGGAAACGGCAACAGGTGATGGTAAAGATTTCGGTACAGCTTCACTTGCAGATTATAAAGGAAAATGGTTGGTATTGTTCTTCTACCCACTAGATTTCACATTCGTATGTCCAACTGAAATTACTGCACTCAGCATGGCTGCAGCTGAATTCAAAAGCTTGAACACAGAAATTCTTGGTGTCAGCATTGATAGCAAACATAGTCACCGTGCATGGATCAACACGCCGGTTAACGATAATGGTCTAGGTCAACTAGAATTCCCTCTTGCTGCTGATATTACGAAAAGCGTAGCTCGTGACTACGGTGTATTGATTGAAGAAGAAGGTATCGCTCTTCGCGGTCTATTCATCATCAATCCAGAAGGCGAAGTACAATATCAAGTTGTTAACCACAACAACGTTGGCCGCAGCGTAGACGAAACTCTTCGCGTATTGCAAGCTTTGCAATCCGGTGGTCTTTGCCCAATCAACTGGAAACCAGGTCAACAAACATTGGTATCGAAATAA
- a CDS encoding 2-isopropylmalate synthase, producing the protein MRKIYVFDTTLRDGEQSPGVNLNTKEKVEIALQLERLGVDRMEAGFPAASPGDLAAVNAVARAVKNATVIGLSRSREQDIDAVREALIGAQDPCIHVFLATSPIHRKHKLRMEKEQVLETAERAIRYAKQYFDKVEFSAEDAGRTELDFLCQVVEMAIKAGATVVNIPDTVGYMNPQEFGNIFKVLKENVPNIEKIQLSAHCHNDLGMATANSLAAILNGADQVEGTINGIGERAGNTAIEEIAMALATRPDYFGAQTTLNLKEIAKTSRLVSKLTGMVVPGNKAIVGANAFAHESGIHQDGMLKEKTTYEIISPDTIGLKESKLVLGKHSGRHAFREKLIDLGYELEDEAVNAAFAKFKDLADRKKTVSDEDILALLEEKLIDTPEVFKLEMIQVSYGNQSTPSASVRIRKAEGEIIDEAAIGNGSVDAIYNAIDKVTQEVVELEDYSIKSVSQGKDAQGEVHVVLKQDDVSAQGRGLSTDILEASARAYIDALNRLIEKRKTPGRRDKMSLI; encoded by the coding sequence ATGCGGAAAATATATGTTTTCGATACAACGCTTCGTGATGGAGAGCAATCTCCTGGGGTTAACCTGAACACGAAGGAAAAGGTAGAGATTGCCCTTCAGCTTGAAAGGCTGGGAGTGGACCGCATGGAAGCTGGCTTCCCTGCTGCGTCTCCGGGAGACCTTGCTGCAGTTAATGCGGTAGCACGAGCAGTTAAAAATGCTACAGTTATCGGACTCTCTCGCTCGCGTGAGCAGGATATCGATGCTGTTCGTGAAGCGCTTATCGGCGCACAGGATCCGTGCATTCACGTATTTCTTGCTACAAGTCCGATTCACCGCAAGCATAAGCTGCGGATGGAGAAGGAGCAGGTGCTTGAAACGGCAGAGCGTGCCATTCGGTATGCAAAGCAATATTTTGACAAAGTTGAATTCTCAGCAGAGGATGCAGGACGTACAGAGCTGGACTTTCTGTGTCAGGTCGTTGAGATGGCCATTAAAGCGGGAGCAACGGTCGTAAACATTCCGGACACGGTCGGTTATATGAATCCGCAAGAATTCGGGAACATCTTCAAGGTGTTGAAGGAAAATGTACCGAATATCGAAAAAATTCAGCTGAGCGCACATTGTCACAATGATCTCGGCATGGCGACTGCAAATTCGCTGGCAGCGATCTTGAATGGTGCAGATCAAGTTGAGGGTACGATCAATGGTATTGGGGAGCGCGCTGGTAACACAGCGATCGAAGAGATTGCAATGGCGCTTGCTACGCGCCCGGACTACTTCGGAGCTCAAACGACGCTGAACCTGAAAGAAATTGCCAAGACGAGCCGCCTTGTCAGCAAGCTGACGGGCATGGTCGTTCCAGGCAACAAAGCAATTGTTGGTGCCAATGCATTCGCGCATGAATCTGGTATTCATCAGGATGGCATGCTGAAAGAAAAAACGACGTATGAAATCATTTCACCGGATACGATCGGACTGAAGGAATCCAAGCTGGTGCTTGGCAAGCATTCAGGACGCCATGCGTTCCGTGAGAAGCTGATCGACCTAGGTTATGAGCTTGAGGACGAAGCGGTTAATGCGGCATTTGCTAAATTTAAAGATTTGGCAGATCGCAAGAAAACCGTAAGTGATGAGGATATTCTTGCTCTGCTTGAAGAGAAGCTAATTGATACGCCGGAAGTATTTAAATTAGAAATGATTCAAGTCAGTTATGGCAATCAATCTACGCCAAGCGCATCCGTTCGGATTCGTAAAGCGGAGGGTGAGATCATAGATGAAGCGGCAATCGGCAACGGTTCCGTAGACGCCATCTATAACGCGATCGATAAGGTGACACAGGAAGTCGTGGAGCTTGAAGATTATTCGATCAAATCCGTATCGCAAGGCAAGGATGCGCAAGGTGAGGTTCATGTTGTACTAAAGCAGGATGATGTTTCTGCTCAAGGACGTGGACTTAGCACGGACATTCTTGAAGCTAGCGCGCGAGCATACATCGATGCACTTAATCGACTGATCGAGAAGCGCAAGACGCCAGGTCGCCGCGATAAGATGAGTCTAATCTAA
- the leuB gene encoding 3-isopropylmalate dehydrogenase, with product MSEVKKIAVIAGDGIGPEVVGEALKVLKKTEELYGYKFETEHGLFGGIAIDEKGTPLPQETLDLCKGADAVLLGAVGGPKWDNNSKELRPETGLLGIRKALGLFSNIRPATVFDCLKEASTLKPEVLEGTDLIVVRELTGGIYFGEKFRREGAGGEEAVDTCVYNVQEIERIVRQAFDIAMTRGKRLASVDKANVLETSRLWREVVNRIAPEYPEVELEHVLVDNCAMQLLRRPSSFDVIVTENMFGDILSDEAAMLTGSIGMLSSASLGEGSFGLYEPVHGSAPDIAGQGISNPIATILSVALMFRLTFGYHEAAAAIEAAVKEVLDAGHRTGDIAVDKSTAIGTTEMGDLIVAALRK from the coding sequence ATGTCAGAAGTTAAGAAAATTGCAGTTATTGCCGGCGACGGTATCGGCCCCGAGGTAGTTGGCGAAGCTCTTAAAGTGCTCAAAAAAACCGAAGAGCTTTACGGCTACAAATTCGAAACAGAACACGGCTTGTTCGGCGGTATTGCAATCGACGAGAAAGGCACACCATTGCCGCAAGAAACACTTGACCTTTGCAAAGGTGCAGACGCGGTATTGCTTGGCGCAGTAGGCGGACCAAAATGGGACAACAACTCCAAGGAGCTTCGTCCAGAAACAGGCTTGCTAGGCATTCGCAAAGCACTTGGCCTTTTCTCAAACATTCGTCCAGCTACCGTATTCGATTGCTTGAAAGAAGCTTCAACTTTGAAGCCAGAAGTGCTTGAAGGCACGGATCTCATCGTTGTTCGTGAATTGACTGGCGGTATTTACTTTGGCGAGAAATTCCGTCGTGAAGGCGCTGGCGGCGAAGAAGCGGTTGATACATGCGTATACAACGTGCAAGAAATCGAGCGCATCGTTCGTCAAGCATTCGATATCGCTATGACTCGCGGCAAACGTCTTGCTTCTGTTGATAAAGCAAACGTACTAGAAACATCCCGTCTATGGCGCGAAGTGGTAAACCGGATTGCTCCTGAATACCCAGAGGTAGAGCTAGAGCACGTGCTTGTTGACAACTGTGCAATGCAATTGCTTCGTCGTCCTTCGAGCTTTGATGTCATCGTAACAGAAAATATGTTCGGCGACATTCTTAGTGATGAAGCTGCAATGCTGACTGGCTCAATCGGAATGCTCTCATCTGCATCGCTTGGCGAAGGCAGCTTCGGCTTGTATGAGCCGGTACATGGCTCAGCACCTGACATCGCGGGTCAAGGCATCTCCAACCCAATTGCAACAATTCTTTCCGTAGCGCTTATGTTCCGCCTTACATTTGGTTACCACGAAGCTGCTGCAGCAATTGAAGCAGCGGTGAAAGAAGTTCTTGATGCAGGCCACCGTACAGGTGATATTGCTGTTGATAAGAGCACAGCAATCGGCACAACAGAAATGGGCGATTTGATCGTAGCTGCTCTTAGAAAATAA